A window of Rhizobium sp. CC-YZS058 genomic DNA:
ATGGCGAGCTCGAACGGCGGCGTCGCATAGGTGGTGTTGTAGCCGCGCTCGGTTTCCAGCAGCACCCTCAGCCCGAGGCCACGGACAAGACTGCGCGACCAGACGCCGGCGGCGATCACCACCTTGTCGAAGCGGTGGCTCGCGCCGTCGCCGCTGACCAGCGCGACGGCGCGCGCCTCCGGCCGCACCGCCGTCACCGCTTCGTCCACCATGGTGGCCGTGCGGCCCACATGGGTCTGGAGCGCGCGCAGGAAGGTGGTCGGGTGGCGGAAGGTCTTGTAGCCGGACGAAACGATGCCGCCGGCAAAGCGTCCGTCGAGCGCGGGGATGCGGGCGCGCACCTCCGACGGGCCCAGCCGCTCGAGAGTGAAACCAAGCTCGCGCGCGGTCTTGCTCTCATGCCGGAAGGCAGTCTCGAGGCCGGCATCGCGGTCGAACAGCGTCAGTGCACCGGTGGCGCGCAAGGGGTCGGTCATGCCGGCCAAAGCAGACAGGGCCTCGTGATCTGCCTCCACCCGCCGCATCAGGCCAAGAAGGGCGGCACGGGTGGCGGCGGCGCGCGCGGGGCTTGCCGAGCGCAGGAAGGCGGTGAGCCAGGGTGTCAGTGCCGCCAGATCGCGCCAGCGCAGGGTCAGGGGGCCGAGCGGATCGATCAGCCAGCGGGGCACCTGGGTCAGCATGTCCGGCCGGGCGATCGGATCGACCTCCGGCACGGCGAGAATGCCGGCATTGCCGGCGGAGGCCGGCAGGCCGGCAAGGTCCGGCTCGAACAGGGTGACGGCATGGCCGCGCGCGGCGAGCGTGGCCGCGATGGCGCAGCCGATGATCCCGCCGCCCGCAATCCCGATGCTTGCCATTGTCGCGTTCGCTCCGTCTCTCATCGCTCTGCGTCTCTTGCGTCAACACCGCCTGTCCGATCAAGCCCCGCCGCGGATTAAACCTTCCTCAACGCTGTTCCTTTACCCTTCGCGACCATGAAACGGGGCTGAACCGGGCCGGGAAACAGGCGGGGAGCGGGCGTGAAAAAACTGTCGTTCAAGATCCGACTTCCCAAGACGGTGCTGCTGTCGCTCGCCGGACTGCTGCTTGTCGGCGGCGCCGGCGCCGGTGGGGCCGTCTATCTCGGCTATCTGCCGATCGGCACTGAGGACAAGGGCCACGACGACGCGGTGGAGGTGGCGGGTGTCGCCTGCA
This region includes:
- a CDS encoding FAD-binding oxidoreductase, whose amino-acid sequence is MASIGIAGGGIIGCAIAATLAARGHAVTLFEPDLAGLPASAGNAGILAVPEVDPIARPDMLTQVPRWLIDPLGPLTLRWRDLAALTPWLTAFLRSASPARAAATRAALLGLMRRVEADHEALSALAGMTDPLRATGALTLFDRDAGLETAFRHESKTARELGFTLERLGPSEVRARIPALDGRFAGGIVSSGYKTFRHPTTFLRALQTHVGRTATMVDEAVTAVRPEARAVALVSGDGASHRFDKVVIAAGVWSRSLVRGLGLRVLLETERGYNTTYATPPFELAMPIFFADHGFVASPFEGALRIGGAVELARPEAPPNFARARAMRTKMRRYVSALPEEGGIEWMGRRPSTPDSLPVISLSPTDPRIAFAFGHGHLGLTLSATTGRLIADLLDGNDPETARGMAPFSLNRFQHG